The DNA window GATATAATTACTATTGACGCTGAAACAAATACTATTTCAGTAGAAGTTTCAAATGAAGAATTGAAAAAGAGAAGACGACATTGGAAAGCACCAGAATTGAAATTTGAACGTGGTGTATTATATAAATATGCAAAAACAGTATCATCTGCTTCTAAAGGCTGTGTTACTGATGAATTCTAATAACAAATAATCAATAGAGAAATGGCACCTTGAGCGTAGTTGAAAGGTTTCAAAAATAATATGAGATGAAAGAAACTCAAACCTTAAAAAATAAAGAAAAGTCAAAAAAAGTTACAGAACGTATTTCAGGTAGTGAAGCTGTTATAAAATGCTTATTAGCTGAAGGTGTAGATATACTTTATGGTTATCCTGGAGGCGCAATTATGCCTGTTTATGATGAATTATATAAATATCAAGATAAAATTCATCATGTCTTAACGCGACATGAACAAGGTGCAACACATTCAGCCCAAGGTTATGCTAGAATTTCTGGAAAAGTTGGTGTTGCAATAGCAACATCAGGACCTGGAGCAACTAATTTAATTACTGGTATTGCTGATGCACAAATAGATTCTACACCAATGGTTTGTATCACTGGCCAAGTAGGTTCTCATTTATTAGGAAGTGATGCGTTTCAGGAAACTGATATCGTCGGAATTTCTACTCCTGTTACCAAATGGAATCATCAAATTACAAAAGCTTCAGAGATTCCAGAGGTTTTCGCAAAAGCATTCTACATTGCTAAAAGTGGAAGACCTGGACCTGTTTTAATTGATATTACTAAAGATGCTCAGTTTGAAGAGTTTGATTTTTCTTATGAAAAATGTACAGGAATACGAAGTTATATTCCAGTACCAGATACTAACGAAAATGATTTAAATGCAGCAGCTGAATTAATCAATAACGCTAAGAAGCCAATGATAGTTTGGGGACAAGGTGTTATTTTAGGCGAAGCTGAAGAAGAGTTTAAAGCCGTTATTGAGAAAGCTGGAATTCCTTCTGCTTGGACGATTTTAGGTGCTTCAGCGATTCCTACGTCTCATTCTTTAAATGTTGGGATGGTAGGAATGCATGGCAATTATGCACCTAATGTATTAACAAATCAATGTGATGTGTTAATTGCAATCGGAATGCGTTTTGACGATCGTGTTACTGGAAATTTAGAAAGCTACGCTAAGCAAGCTAAAATAATTCATTTTGAGATTGATCCAGCCGAAGTTGATAAAAATGTAAAAACTGATGTTGCCGTTTTAGGTAATGCTAAAGCAAGTTTAAGAGCCTTATTACCATTATTAAATACAAATTCTCATAAGGAATGGCTTCAAAAGTTTAAAGATTTATACAACATAGAATATGAAAAAGTTATAAAAGATGACTTGCATCCTACAAAGGAAGGACTGACTATGGGAGAAGTATTGAAAGAAATCAATATGCAAACTAAAGGTGAAGCTGCTATTGTGAGTGATGTTGGTCAGCATCAAATGATTGCTTGTCGTTATGCAGATTTTAAGACAACTAAAAGTAATATTACATCTGGTGGTTTAGGAACAATGGGATTTGCACTTCCTGCTGCAATTGGAGCAAAAATGGCAGCGCCAGAAAGAGAAGTTGTTATGATTGCTGGTGATGGTGGATATCAAATGACTATTCAAGAGTTGGGTACTATTTTTCAACAAAAAGTTCCAGTGAAAATTGTGGTATTGAATAATGAATTTCTCGGAATGGTGCGTCAATGGCAACAACTATTTTTTGATAAACGTTATGCATCTACAGAAATGACAAATCCAGATTTTGTAGCGATTGCAAAAGGTTATCATATAGATGCAAAAAAAGTTGTAGAACGAAAAGATTTAAAAGCTGCTGTTAAAGAAATGATAGATTGTGATGGTCCGTATTTTTTAGAGGTTTGTGTTGAAAAGGAAGGTAATGTATTTCCTATGATACCAACTGGAGCAAGTGTTTCAGATATAAGATTAGAATAACGTCAGTTCGAGTGAATTTCAAAGAAATATAACAGATTTAAAATTTGTATCGAGAACAGTTAGAGCAACTTCTCGATAAAATTTTATGTCGTTCTTCAACAAAATCACTAGAAGTGACAAATGAATAAGAATTTAAAGCTAATGGAAAAACAGCTAAAAGTTTAAATAGAATGGATACAGAAATAAAACAATATACAGTTTCAGTTTATACAGAAAATAATATCGGATTGTTGAATAGAATTTCTGCTATTTTTCAAAGACGACATATTAATATTGAAAGCTTAAACACTTCGCCTTCTGAAATTGAAGGAGTTTCAAGATTCACAATTGTGATTAATATAACCGAATCTCAAATGAAGAAAATTCAAGGTCAGATTGAAAAACAAGTTGAAGTTATAAAGGCATATTATCATACTGAAGACGAAACAATTTATCAGGAATCTTGCTTGTTTAAAATCAAGTCCGATTTATTATTTGATGAGCGCCAAATTCAGAATATCATTAAAGAAAGCAACGCCAGAATCGTCACTGTAAATAAAGAGTTTTTCGTTCTTGAGAAATCAGGAAGAACACAAGAAATAGAATTATTATACCGAGAATTAAGTGTCTTTGGAATTATGCAATTTACACGTTCAGGACGTATTGCTGTTACTAAAGATGAAATGAAAATATCAACAATGCTAGAAGCATTTCAACATTAAAATTGAAAAAAATGTCAAATTATTTTAACACATTACCATTAAGAGAACAATTAGAGCAATTAGGAAAGTGTCGTTTTATGGATGCTTCAGAATTTGAAGATGGCGTAAAAGCGCTCAAGGGAAAGAAAATCGTTATTGTTGGTTGTGGCGCACAAGGTCTTAATCAAGGCCTAAATATGAGAGATTCTGGATTAAATATTTCTTATACACTACGTCAAATTGCAATAGATGAAAAGCGTGATTCCTATATGAATGCAACCTCTAACGGATTTAATGTTGGCACCTATGACGAATTAATTCCAACAGCAGATTTAGTGTTGAACTTAACACCAGATAAACAGCATACTAATGTTGTAAAAACGATTATGCCTTTGATGAAAAAAGGAGCGACATTAAGTTATTCTCATGGTTTTAATATTGTTGAAGAAGGGCTGCAAATTCGTGAAGATTTAACGGTAATTATGGTTGCTCCAAAATGTCCTGGTAGTGAAGTTCGTGAAGAGTATAAACGCGGATTTGGAGTGCCAACTCTAACTGCTGTTCACCCAAATAATGATCCTGAAGGCAAAGGTTGGGTTCAAGCTAAAGCTTATGCAGTAGCAACTGGTGGACATAAAGCTGGTGTTTTAGAATCGTCTTTTGTCGCTGAAGTAAAATCAGATTTAATGGGAGAACAAACCATCTTATGTGGTTTATTACAAACAGGAGCAATTCTATCTTTTGATAAAATGGTTGAAGAAGGCATCGAGCCAGGATATGCTGCTAAGTTAATTCAGTTTGGTTGGGAAACAATTACTGAAGCTTTAAAACATGGTGGAATTACCAATATGATGGATCGTTTATCAAATCCAGCAAAAATAAAAGCTTTTGAATTATCTGAAGAGTTAAAAGGAATTATGCGTCCATTATTTGAAAAACACATGGATGATATCATCTCTGGTCATTTCTCAAAAACCATGATGGAAGATTGGGCAAATGATGATGTCAATCTTCTAAAATGGAGAGCTGCAACTGGTGAAACCGCTTTTGAAAAAACAGCGTTAACGTCAGAACATATCTCTGAACAAGAGTATTTTGATCATGGTGTGTTATTGGTAGCTTTTGTGAAATCTGGTGTTGAATTGGCTTTCGAAACGATGGTAAGTGCAGGTATTATTGAAGATTCAGCTTATTATGAATCGTTGCATGAATTACCATTAATTGCAAATACAATTGCTAGAAAGAAATTATTTGAAATGAATAGAGTTATTTCTGATACAGCAGAATATGGCTGTTATTTATTTGATCATGCCTGTAAACCATTGTTGACTGATTTTATGAAAACAGTAGATACATCTATTATCGGAACTCTATTTTCTAAAACAAATGGTGTTGATAATATTGAATTAATTGCTGTAAATGATGCGATAAGAAATCATCCAATTGAATCCGTTGGACAACGTTTACGTGAAGCAATGACAGCAATGAAAGTGATTAAAACTACAACTGAAGATTCAGTATTAGCTTAAATAAATCTTGGTACTCTTAATTTGTTTCAGGATCTCATTACATGGAAAATACCACAACGACATATAGACCTACACTTAAAGCTGTTGAAGAAGCTGCTGAAAAATTAAAAGGGATTGCATCTGTAACGCCTTTGATTAAAAATGCGCAATATTCGAAACAGTTTGGAGCTAATATTTTTTTTAAAAGAGAAGATTTACAGGAAGTTCGCTCTTACAAAATTCGTGGTGCTTATAATAAAATTTCATCTTTAAGTTTGTCTCAAATTGAAAATGAAATTGTCTGCGCTAGTGCAGGAAATCACGCACAAGGTTTTGCGCTTTCGTGTAAATTATTAAAAATTAAAGGTACTATTTTTATGCCTTCACCTACGCCTAATCAAAAAATTGAACAGGTAAATATGTTCGGCGAAGAGTATGTGAATGTTGTTTTAATTGGAGATACATTTGACGACGCATATCATGCAGCAATGCAAGAATGCGAACGTTTAAATAAAACATTTATTCATCCGTTTAATGACGAGAAAGTTATAGAAGGTCAGGCAACCGTTGGTTTAGAAATTATAGCTCAGGCTGAATTACACCCAATTCATTATGTGTTCTTGCCTGTTGGTGGTGGTGGACTTGCTGCTGGTGTTTCATCAGTTTTTAAAATTTTATCACCGCAAACTAAAATTATTAGCGTAGAGCCAAAAGGAGCGTCTTCAATGTTAACGTCAATTAGAGCAAATAAAAATATTGAATTAAAAACGATAGATAATTTTGTAGATGGAGCTGCTGTTAAGCGTGTTGGTGATTTAAACTTTGCGATTTGTAAAGAGACACTGCATCGTGTTGTTGAAGTTGAAGAAGGAAAGGTTTGCCAGACCATTCTAGACTTATACAATAAAGAAGCAATCGTTGTTGAACCAGCAGGAGCTTTGAGTCTTTGTGCTCTAGAGCAATTTTCAGAAGAAATTAAAGGTAAAAATGTGGTTTGTATTATTAGTGGAAGTAATAATGACATTACAAGAACGGCTGAAATTAAAGAACGTGCATTACTTTATGCCAACCTTAAACATTACTTTATTATTAAGTTTCCACAACGAACAGGAGCTTTGAGAGATTTCGTTGTAGATATATTAGGTCCAACAGATGATATTACTCATTTTGAATATACAAAAAAAGCAAACCGAGAAAATGATGTTGCTGTTGTTGGATTGGAATTAAAAGATCCGAATGACTTATCGCCTTTAATTACTAAAATGAAACTCCATAACTTTTATGGTGATTACCTTAACGACAAACCGGATTTGTTTCAGTTTTTGGTATAATAAAAAAGCATCTGAAAACAGATGCTTTTACAATTCCACTACAATTAATAGACTTTTACCCTTAAAATTTTAAATAATAGTAGATTGTCCAATGTGTATGTTTGAAAAATTCATAGTTGTATCTTTCGGATTGTTTATGAAATCCTCTATAAAATCACCAACTTTACTAGTCGAAATATGGTCGTATTTTGTGTTTAAGTCTGGAGTTGTGATATTTAGTTTTAATGATATTTCAACGCCTTCTCTGATTAATTCAGCTTCTTCAAATAATTCAAAATGGTCTAGTAACATGGCTGCTGATAAAATAGAAGCAATTGGATTAGCAATGCCTAAATTAGTAGCTTGAGGATAAGAACCATGAATAGGTTCAAACATTGCATATTTTTCACCAACTGAAGCTGACGCTAATAAGCCAATTGAACCTCCAATAACACTTGCTTCATCACTGATGATGTCACCAAACATGTTTTCAGTTAGTATGACATCAAATTGTTTCGGGTTCAGAATCATTTGCATCGCAGCATTATCAACAAATAGAAAATCAAGTTTAACATCTGTGTAATTTTTAGATACTTCAGTAACAACACGTCTCCATAAACGTGAGCTTTCTAATACATTTGCTTTATCAACTAAAGTTACTTTGTTCTTTCGAGTTCTAGCCGCTTTAAAAGCTAAATGAGTAATGCGTTCAATTTCAAATCGTGAGTATTCACACAAATCTGACGCTGTGTTTTTATCTTCACTTAGTTCTTTTTTTCCAAAATAAATACCTCCTGTTAGCTCTCTATAAATACTAATATCTGTGCCTTTTATAATCTCGCGCTTTAAAGGTGATTTTGATAGTAAGTTATTATATGCTTTTACTGGTCTTATATTTGCAAACAATCCTAATTCTTTTCTCAATTTTAATAAGCCTTGTTCAGGTCTCACTTTAGCTGAAGGGTTATTGTCATATTTAGGGTCACCAATAGCACCAAATAAAATGGCATCTGTTGACTTGCAAAGATCTAATGTTTTTTCTGGTAAAGACTCGCCAGTTTTGTCAATAGCAATTGCTCCAACTGGAGCTTCCTTAAACCTAAACGTGTGATCAAATTCTTGAGCTATCGCTTTTAATACTTTTATAGATTGTTTGGTGACTTCTGGTCCAATTCCATCACCTGGTAAAACAGCAATATTTAGTTTCATATAGTTTCGACGTTATGCGATTTTGTTAGTGTTTTAATTCTTTATTATTAGTTGTAGGTGTTTTCGAAGATTTCAATAGTTTCCTTTTTGCTAATTAGATAATCAATATCATCATACCCATTTATCATACATGTTTTTTTGTAAGCATCTATTTCGAAATCTTCAGATAGATTTATGTTTTCAGTAGCTATAGTTTGTTTTTCAAGATTTACAGTTAATTTTATATCTGGATTGTTTTTAATTTTCTTTAGTAAAATCTTTAGAAATTTTTCAGAAACTTGAACAGGTAATAAACCATTGTTTAAAGCATTTCCTTTAAAAATATCCGCAAAAAAACTCGATACAATCACTTTAAATCCGAAATCTGTTAAAGCCCAAGCTGCATGCTCGCGACTAGAGCCACAACCAAAATTGTTACCTGCTACCAATATAGAACCTGAGAAATTTGGGTTATTCAATATGAAATTAGTGTTTTTTGTTCCATCTTTATTGTATCTCCAATCTCTAAAAGCATTTTCACCAAAACCTTTTCTGTCTGTCGCTTTTAAAAAACGCGCAGGAATTATTTGATCGGTGTCGACGTTTTCAATATCCAGAGGAATTACTGTTGAACTTACTATTTTAAATTTCTCCATACTAATTCAACTGTTTAGTGATGTTAATTATCTTGCCTTCAACTGCAGTTGCAGCAGCCATTAACGGACTTGCTAATATGGTTCTTGAGCCTTGTCCTTGTCTGCCTTCAAAATTTCTATTGCTTGTAGAAACGCAATATTCACCTTGTGGAATTTTATCTTCATTCATTGCTAAACATGCACTGCATCCAGGTTGGCGTAATTCAAAGCCAGCATTGTCAAAAATTGTTTTCAAACCTTCTTCAATAATTTGAGCTTCAACTTGCTTGCTTCCTGGAACTAACCAAGCGGTAACATTATCTGCTTTTTGTTTTCCTTTTATGTAATTGGCAGCAACTCTAAAATCTTCAATACGTGAATTTGTACAACTTCCGATAAAGACAAAATTGATCGGTTTTCCTATTAAGGAATCTCCCTTTTTGAAATTCATATATTCTAATGATTTTTCAAATGAAACATCATTAGTTTTTGGAATATAGTCGGAAATTTTAATTCCCATTCCTGGATTTGTTCCATAAGTCAGCATTGGTTCTATGTCTTCTGCATCAAAATGATATTCTTTGTCAAAAACAGCGTCTGTATCAGTAGGAAGAGTCTTCCAATAGGCTACTTTTTTTTCAAAGTCCTTTTCTTTTGGAGCAAATTCTTTGCCTTCAACGTAATCAAAAGTAGTTTGATCTGGTGCGATCATTCCGCCACGTGCTCCCATTTCAATACTCATATTGCAGACTGTCATTCTGCCTTCCATAGACATGTTTTTAAACACATCACCAGCATATTCACAAAAATACCCAGTACCAGCATTAGTGCCAATTTTTGAAATGATATAGAGAATGACATCTTTAGGTAATACGCCATTTTTTAACGTACCATCGACTGTAACTCGTAAACTTTTTGGTTTTGTGAGTAATAAACATTGACTTGCAAAAACTTGAGCAACTTGACTTGTGCCAATACCGAAGGCGATTGTTCCAAAAGCACCATGTGTTGAGGTGTGACTATCTCCACATACGATTGTCATTCCTGGTTGTGTGATGCCCAATTCTGGAGCCATAACATGAACAATACCATTGTATTTGTGTCCGAGTTGGTATAGTCTAATGTTGTTTTTTTTGCAATTTTTAGAGAGTTGTTCTAACTGTTTTCTAGATAACTCATCTTTAATGGGCAAATGTTGGTTTGTTGTTGGTGTATTATGATCTGCAGTCGCTACAATTTGATCTGGACGAAAGATAGGAATGTTACGATCTTCAAGTTCATTAAATGCTTGCGGACTTGTAACTTCATGAATTAAATGTTTGTCGATATATAAAATTTGTGGTCCATTTTCAATCGAATCAACCACATGCGAATCCCAAACTTTATCAAATAATGTTTTTCCCATTTAAGCTGAAATTATTTGTCGATATACTTGACTTGTTTCAATGATTTGATGTATGTCAGTGTCATTGATTTCTTTTTTTTGATCTGCAAAAGTTAAGAAGTTTGCATATACATTATCAAGCTGAAGTTTGGTGAGTTCATAGCCAACATTTTTAGCGCGATAAGCTAGCGCTGCACGACCACTTCTAGCAGTTAATACAATGGCACTTTCAGTAACACCAACGTCTTTAGGGTTTATGATTTCGTAAGTTTCTCTGTTTTTTATAACACCATCTTGGTGAATTCCTGAGCTATGAGCAAAAGCATTCGCGCCTACAATGGCTTTATTTGGCTGAGTGTATATTCCCATGCTGTCACTAACCAGTTGACTTATACCATATAAATTTTCTGTTTTAATAGTTGTATCTAAATTAAGATATGGATGTTGTTTTAAAATCATTACAACTTCCTCTAAAGCAGTATTCCCAGCACGTTCTCCTATGCCATTAATTGTACATTCAATTTGTCGAGCACCATTAATCACACCTTCAATAGAATTGGCTGTTGCTAAGCCTAAGTCGTTATGACAATGACAAGATAAAATTGCTTTTTCAATCCCTTTTACATTTTCTTTCAGGTAATTCATTTTTGCACCATATTCACTAGGTAAACAATAACCAGTTGTATCTGGAATATTTAATACTGTCGCTCCAGCTTTTATTGCATTCTCACAAACACGAGCTAAAAACTCGTTATCAGTTCTACCAGCATCTTCAGCATAAAATTCTACATCTTCAACAAATGATTTTGCATAAGCTACTGCATCGTAAGCGCGTTGTAAAATGGTGTCTTGATTAGAATTGAATTTGAATTTTATATGAGATTCTGAAGTTCCAATTCCTGTATGTATTCTTGGAAATTTAGCATGTTTTAATGCTTCTGCAGCAACTTTGATATCATTTTTTACAGCACGAGTTAATCCACAAACTGTAGCATTTTTGATTAATTTAGAAATTTCTTCAACCGATTTGAAATCACCAGGACTAGAGACAGGAAAACCAGCTTCTATGACATTAACACCTAATTGGTCGAGCCGCTCAGCAATAACTAGCTTTTGGCTCGTATTGAGTTTACAACCTGGTACTTGCTCACCATCTCTTAAGGTTGTATCAAAGATTTGAACATTATTATCAGACATTTATCGGAATTTATTTTTCTGTTGTCTTACGAATTTATACTTTGCTTATTCATTACTGTTTTTATTTGAATTGAGATTACGATGTTCAACATTGTTTTTCGTCATAAAAAACCTGATATTCAATATTTTAAATCAAATTCTGTTTGATGACTAAAGACCAAAAAGACAATTTATTTTTGTTGGTTAAATCCTTAAC is part of the Psychroserpens ponticola genome and encodes:
- the ilvB gene encoding biosynthetic-type acetolactate synthase large subunit encodes the protein MKETQTLKNKEKSKKVTERISGSEAVIKCLLAEGVDILYGYPGGAIMPVYDELYKYQDKIHHVLTRHEQGATHSAQGYARISGKVGVAIATSGPGATNLITGIADAQIDSTPMVCITGQVGSHLLGSDAFQETDIVGISTPVTKWNHQITKASEIPEVFAKAFYIAKSGRPGPVLIDITKDAQFEEFDFSYEKCTGIRSYIPVPDTNENDLNAAAELINNAKKPMIVWGQGVILGEAEEEFKAVIEKAGIPSAWTILGASAIPTSHSLNVGMVGMHGNYAPNVLTNQCDVLIAIGMRFDDRVTGNLESYAKQAKIIHFEIDPAEVDKNVKTDVAVLGNAKASLRALLPLLNTNSHKEWLQKFKDLYNIEYEKVIKDDLHPTKEGLTMGEVLKEINMQTKGEAAIVSDVGQHQMIACRYADFKTTKSNITSGGLGTMGFALPAAIGAKMAAPEREVVMIAGDGGYQMTIQELGTIFQQKVPVKIVVLNNEFLGMVRQWQQLFFDKRYASTEMTNPDFVAIAKGYHIDAKKVVERKDLKAAVKEMIDCDGPYFLEVCVEKEGNVFPMIPTGASVSDIRLE
- the ilvN gene encoding acetolactate synthase small subunit, with protein sequence MDTEIKQYTVSVYTENNIGLLNRISAIFQRRHINIESLNTSPSEIEGVSRFTIVINITESQMKKIQGQIEKQVEVIKAYYHTEDETIYQESCLFKIKSDLLFDERQIQNIIKESNARIVTVNKEFFVLEKSGRTQEIELLYRELSVFGIMQFTRSGRIAVTKDEMKISTMLEAFQH
- the ilvC gene encoding ketol-acid reductoisomerase — its product is MSNYFNTLPLREQLEQLGKCRFMDASEFEDGVKALKGKKIVIVGCGAQGLNQGLNMRDSGLNISYTLRQIAIDEKRDSYMNATSNGFNVGTYDELIPTADLVLNLTPDKQHTNVVKTIMPLMKKGATLSYSHGFNIVEEGLQIREDLTVIMVAPKCPGSEVREEYKRGFGVPTLTAVHPNNDPEGKGWVQAKAYAVATGGHKAGVLESSFVAEVKSDLMGEQTILCGLLQTGAILSFDKMVEEGIEPGYAAKLIQFGWETITEALKHGGITNMMDRLSNPAKIKAFELSEELKGIMRPLFEKHMDDIISGHFSKTMMEDWANDDVNLLKWRAATGETAFEKTALTSEHISEQEYFDHGVLLVAFVKSGVELAFETMVSAGIIEDSAYYESLHELPLIANTIARKKLFEMNRVISDTAEYGCYLFDHACKPLLTDFMKTVDTSIIGTLFSKTNGVDNIELIAVNDAIRNHPIESVGQRLREAMTAMKVIKTTTEDSVLA
- the ilvA gene encoding threonine ammonia-lyase, translated to MENTTTTYRPTLKAVEEAAEKLKGIASVTPLIKNAQYSKQFGANIFFKREDLQEVRSYKIRGAYNKISSLSLSQIENEIVCASAGNHAQGFALSCKLLKIKGTIFMPSPTPNQKIEQVNMFGEEYVNVVLIGDTFDDAYHAAMQECERLNKTFIHPFNDEKVIEGQATVGLEIIAQAELHPIHYVFLPVGGGGLAAGVSSVFKILSPQTKIISVEPKGASSMLTSIRANKNIELKTIDNFVDGAAVKRVGDLNFAICKETLHRVVEVEEGKVCQTILDLYNKEAIVVEPAGALSLCALEQFSEEIKGKNVVCIISGSNNDITRTAEIKERALLYANLKHYFIIKFPQRTGALRDFVVDILGPTDDITHFEYTKKANRENDVAVVGLELKDPNDLSPLITKMKLHNFYGDYLNDKPDLFQFLV
- the leuB gene encoding 3-isopropylmalate dehydrogenase codes for the protein MKLNIAVLPGDGIGPEVTKQSIKVLKAIAQEFDHTFRFKEAPVGAIAIDKTGESLPEKTLDLCKSTDAILFGAIGDPKYDNNPSAKVRPEQGLLKLRKELGLFANIRPVKAYNNLLSKSPLKREIIKGTDISIYRELTGGIYFGKKELSEDKNTASDLCEYSRFEIERITHLAFKAARTRKNKVTLVDKANVLESSRLWRRVVTEVSKNYTDVKLDFLFVDNAAMQMILNPKQFDVILTENMFGDIISDEASVIGGSIGLLASASVGEKYAMFEPIHGSYPQATNLGIANPIASILSAAMLLDHFELFEEAELIREGVEISLKLNITTPDLNTKYDHISTSKVGDFIEDFINNPKDTTMNFSNIHIGQSTII
- the leuD gene encoding 3-isopropylmalate dehydratase small subunit; its protein translation is MEKFKIVSSTVIPLDIENVDTDQIIPARFLKATDRKGFGENAFRDWRYNKDGTKNTNFILNNPNFSGSILVAGNNFGCGSSREHAAWALTDFGFKVIVSSFFADIFKGNALNNGLLPVQVSEKFLKILLKKIKNNPDIKLTVNLEKQTIATENINLSEDFEIDAYKKTCMINGYDDIDYLISKKETIEIFENTYN
- the leuC gene encoding 3-isopropylmalate dehydratase large subunit, which translates into the protein MGKTLFDKVWDSHVVDSIENGPQILYIDKHLIHEVTSPQAFNELEDRNIPIFRPDQIVATADHNTPTTNQHLPIKDELSRKQLEQLSKNCKKNNIRLYQLGHKYNGIVHVMAPELGITQPGMTIVCGDSHTSTHGAFGTIAFGIGTSQVAQVFASQCLLLTKPKSLRVTVDGTLKNGVLPKDVILYIISKIGTNAGTGYFCEYAGDVFKNMSMEGRMTVCNMSIEMGARGGMIAPDQTTFDYVEGKEFAPKEKDFEKKVAYWKTLPTDTDAVFDKEYHFDAEDIEPMLTYGTNPGMGIKISDYIPKTNDVSFEKSLEYMNFKKGDSLIGKPINFVFIGSCTNSRIEDFRVAANYIKGKQKADNVTAWLVPGSKQVEAQIIEEGLKTIFDNAGFELRQPGCSACLAMNEDKIPQGEYCVSTSNRNFEGRQGQGSRTILASPLMAAATAVEGKIINITKQLN
- a CDS encoding 2-isopropylmalate synthase — encoded protein: MSDNNVQIFDTTLRDGEQVPGCKLNTSQKLVIAERLDQLGVNVIEAGFPVSSPGDFKSVEEISKLIKNATVCGLTRAVKNDIKVAAEALKHAKFPRIHTGIGTSESHIKFKFNSNQDTILQRAYDAVAYAKSFVEDVEFYAEDAGRTDNEFLARVCENAIKAGATVLNIPDTTGYCLPSEYGAKMNYLKENVKGIEKAILSCHCHNDLGLATANSIEGVINGARQIECTINGIGERAGNTALEEVVMILKQHPYLNLDTTIKTENLYGISQLVSDSMGIYTQPNKAIVGANAFAHSSGIHQDGVIKNRETYEIINPKDVGVTESAIVLTARSGRAALAYRAKNVGYELTKLQLDNVYANFLTFADQKKEINDTDIHQIIETSQVYRQIISA